The following proteins come from a genomic window of Montipora capricornis isolate CH-2021 chromosome 9, ASM3666992v2, whole genome shotgun sequence:
- the LOC138017178 gene encoding uncharacterized protein → MVHHQEDGRLTTTVYRKPTHTDRYLSFSSHHPSMHKRAVVKSLMDRAERIPTTKSDRSKEKQRVISTLQSNGYPKRFILDASKPKPPPKDTINAAESGRGYSTIPYVSGTSEPIKRVLENHGIKVAFKPYQTMSQMFPKPKDQIDKEETRGPVYDIPCADCSKSYVGETQRKFSTRKGEHQKAVARRQCKKSALADHVTNTNHDIAWDEATILRTNSNWHQRKILEAWEINCARDPLNRDDGALLPKEYLHLTLANKKK, encoded by the coding sequence ATGGTTCACCACCAGGAAGACGGAAGATTAACTACCACTGTTTACCGGAAACCTACTCACACTGATCGCTATCTGTCTTTTTCATCGCACCATCCTAGTATGCACAAGCGAGCTGTGGTTAAATCTTTGATGGATCGGGCCGAAAGAATCCCCACAACAAAATCTGATCGAAGTAAGGAAAAGCAACGAGTAATATCGACATTACAGTCCAATGGATACCCCAAGCGCTTTATTTTGGATGCCAGCAAGCCTAAACCACCGCCGAAGGACACAATCAACGCTGCAGAATCCGGGCGGGGCTATAGCACAATTCCATACGTCAGCGGGACCTCTGAGCCAATAAAGAGAGTTTTGGAAAACCACGGCATCAAAGTGGCATTCAAACCCTATCAAACAATGAGCCAGATGTTTCCCAAACCGAAAGACCAAATAGACAAAGAAGAAACTCGTGGCCCTGTTTACGACATTCCTTGCGCTGATTGTAGCAAGAGCTACGTCGGCGAAACTCAAAGAAAATTCTCAACAAGAAAAGGCGAGCACCAGAAGGCTGTGGCACGGAGACAATGCAAAAAATCAGCACTTGCAGACCACGTGACAAATACCAATCACGATATCGCATGGGATGAGGCCACAATTCTCAGGACTAATAGTAATTGGCACCAAAGGAAGATTTTGGAAGCTTGGGAGATTAATTGCGCGAGAGACCCTCTCAACCGAGATGACGGGGCGTTACTCCCCAAGGAGTATTTGCACTTGACCcttgcaaacaagaaaaaatga
- the LOC138017179 gene encoding uncharacterized protein — MDHKDYDDKVKELLGDESTYKVLKKDPTKKTERDMNGILLKMKREGTIGEKLYRHLHSSDGLPPRFYGLPKIHKNGNPLRPIVSFISSPTYNLSKYVAKILKPLTGNSAYTVKNSTEFCGSIADINLQGDDELVSFDVVSLFTSIPVDVAVNVAHNRLVNDENLPERTALSVTDVIKLLDFRLSTTNFQYGHEHYQQIHGTAMGSPVSAVMANMVMEDLEERALTTLTNQPLFWKRFVDDVSTTTKFDSTQTFLEHLNSIEPCIKFTVEREKEGKIAFLDTMVHHQEDGRLTTTVYRKPTHTDRYLSFSSHHPSMHKRAVVKSLMDRAERIPTTKSDRSKEKQRVISTLQSNGYPKRFILDASKPKPPPKDTINAAESGRGYSTIPYVSGTSEPIKRVLENHGIKVAFKPYQTMSQMFPKPKDQIDKEETRGPVYDIPCADCSKSYVGETQRKFSTRKGEHQKAVARRQCKKSALADHVTNTNHDIAWDEATILRTNSNWHQRKILEAWEINCARDPLNRDDGALLPKEYLHLTLANKKK; from the coding sequence ATGGACCACAAAGATTATGATGATAAAGTAAAGGAACTTCTTGGTGATGAATCGACCTACAAAGTCTTAAAGAAAGATCCAACCAAAAAGACGGAAAGAGACATGAACGGCATATTGCTGAAAATGAAACGGGAAGGGACGATCGGGGAAAAACTGTACAGACACCTTCACAGCTCGGATGGCCTACCCCCTCGATTCTATGGTTTGCCCAAAATCCACAAGAACGGAAACCCATTACGACCCATCGTCTCATTTATTTCGTCCCCGACGTACAATCTTTCCAAGTATGTGGCTAAGATCTTAAAACCCCTGACTGGCAACTCCGCCTATACCGTCAAGAATAGCACTGAGTTCTGTGGAAGCATTGCTGACATTAATCTTCAGGGTGACGACGAGCTTGTCTCCTTCGACGTCGTCTCTTTGTTTACGTCAATTCCGGTAGATGTAGCTGTTAATGTTGCTCACAACCGCCTGGTTAATGACGAAAATCTACCAGAAAGGACGGCCCTATCGGTTACTGACGTTATTAAATTACTTGATTTCCGCTTGTCAACCACCAACTTTCAATACGGCCACGAACATTATCAGCAGATCCATGGgacagctatgggttcacccGTTTCCGCCGTAATGGCAAATATGGTCATGGAAGACCTTGAAGAAAGAGCACTAACTACTCTCACCAATCAACCTCTGTTTTGGAAAAGATTCGTGGACGACGTGAGTACAACCACGAAATTTGATAGTACTCAGACTTTTCTCGAACATCTGAATTCAATTGAACCCTGCATTAAGTTCACGGTTGAACGCGAAAAGGAGGGAAAAATTGCCTTCCTTGACACTATGGTTCACCACCAGGAAGACGGAAGATTAACTACCACTGTTTACCGGAAACCTACTCACACTGATCGCTATCTGTCTTTTTCATCGCACCATCCTAGTATGCACAAGCGAGCTGTGGTTAAATCTTTGATGGATCGGGCCGAAAGAATCCCCACAACAAAATCTGATCGAAGTAAGGAAAAGCAACGAGTAATATCGACATTACAGTCCAATGGATACCCCAAGCGCTTTATTTTGGATGCCAGCAAGCCTAAACCACCGCCGAAGGACACAATCAACGCTGCAGAATCCGGGCGGGGCTATAGCACAATTCCATACGTCAGCGGGACCTCTGAGCCAATAAAGAGAGTTTTGGAAAACCACGGCATCAAAGTGGCATTCAAACCCTATCAAACAATGAGCCAGATGTTTCCCAAACCGAAAGACCAAATAGACAAAGAAGAAACTCGTGGCCCTGTTTACGACATTCCTTGCGCTGATTGTAGCAAGAGCTACGTCGGCGAAACTCAAAGAAAATTCTCAACAAGAAAAGGCGAGCACCAGAAGGCTGTGGCACGGAGACAATGCAAAAAATCAGCACTTGCAGACCACGTGACAAATACCAATCACGATATCGCATGGGATGAGGCCACAATTCTCAGGACTAATAGTAATTGGCACCAAAGGAAGATTTTGGAAGCTTGGGAGATTAATTGCGCGAGAGACCCTCTCAACCGAGATGACGGGGCGTTACTCCCCAAGGAGTATTTGCACTTGACCcttgcaaacaagaaaaaatga
- the LOC138017181 gene encoding uncharacterized protein, with protein MPGLLLFIDFEKAFDSVDWDYLTTSLKAFNFGPEFIKWVKTFYKNVSSCILNNGFFSESFLLERGVRQGDPLSPYLFVTAVEILAIAIRSDSNIRGVKVSDDETKVLAYADDMTATLSDIPSVEGLLVVLHAFERCSGLKMNLKKTNGHVGWG; from the coding sequence ATGCCCGGTTTACTGCTgtttattgattttgaaaaggcatttgacTCCGTAGATTGGGACTACCTTACTACCTCTTTAAAAGCATTCAATTTTGGTCCAGAATTTATTAAATGGGTGAAGACCTTCTACAAAAATGTTTCTAGTTGCATATTAAATAATGGTTTTTTCTCCGAGTCCTTTTTGTTAGAAAGAGGTGTTAGGCAAGGCGACCCATTATCACCTTATTTATTTGTCACAGCTGTTGAAATTTTAGCTATAGCTATTAGATCTGATAGCAACATAAGGGGTGTTAAAGTTAGTGATgatgaaacaaaagttcttgCTTATGCAGATGACATGACTGCTACTTTGTCTGATATCCCTTCTGTCGAGGGATTACTTGTTGTTCTTCATGCCTTCGAGAGATGTTCTGGGCTAAAAAtgaatttaaagaaaactaatGGCCATGTGGGTTGGGGCTAA